In a genomic window of Allomeiothermus silvanus DSM 9946:
- a CDS encoding terminase, translating into MTLDRDLTTVTPQGKLRFNLHRGQWKAWQSSKRFVLVLAGTQGGKTSFGPLWLYREIQRKGPGDYIVATPTFPLLELKLLPEFRKLFEQHLLLGRYVGSPSKKFVFSPEGFERTFGRRPGPDDAPVQVFFGHAQDPDSLESATAKAAWLDEAGQKKFRRDSWQAILRRLSIHQGRVLITTTPYYLGWLKADLHDPARQGHPDIELVNFKSVDNPNFPRAEYERARATLPRWKFDMFYNGLFTRPAGQIYDCFDPEVHVRPAFNVPEDWPRFIGLDFGGVNTAAVKLAKNPASEEYFVYAEYKAGGRTAREHAEVLLKGEPRAPHAVGGAKSEGNWRLEFAAAGLGVAAPPVADVEVGINRVYGLLKSGRLYVMDSCPDLIDEIISYSRVLDENDEPTEQIEDKETYHRADALRYIATYLARGINDWQVKGEHAG; encoded by the coding sequence ATGACGCTTGATCGCGATTTGACCACTGTGACCCCGCAGGGCAAGCTGCGCTTCAACCTGCACCGCGGCCAGTGGAAAGCTTGGCAAAGCTCAAAGCGCTTTGTGCTGGTGCTAGCGGGTACCCAAGGCGGCAAAACCAGTTTTGGCCCGCTTTGGTTGTACCGCGAGATCCAGCGCAAGGGGCCGGGGGATTATATCGTGGCGACTCCGACTTTTCCCCTACTCGAGCTAAAGCTGCTGCCGGAGTTTCGCAAGCTTTTCGAGCAGCACCTATTGCTAGGTCGCTACGTCGGATCACCCAGCAAAAAATTTGTCTTCAGCCCGGAGGGCTTCGAGCGCACGTTTGGGCGTAGGCCAGGGCCGGACGACGCGCCGGTGCAGGTGTTTTTTGGCCATGCCCAGGACCCTGACTCGCTCGAGTCTGCCACCGCCAAAGCCGCGTGGCTCGACGAGGCGGGGCAAAAAAAGTTTCGGCGCGACTCCTGGCAGGCCATTCTGCGCCGCCTTTCCATTCACCAAGGCCGGGTGCTCATCACCACCACGCCCTACTATTTGGGCTGGCTTAAGGCCGATTTACACGACCCCGCCCGGCAAGGCCACCCTGACATCGAGCTGGTCAATTTCAAATCGGTGGACAATCCCAATTTTCCTCGAGCCGAGTACGAGCGCGCTCGGGCTACCTTGCCGCGCTGGAAGTTCGATATGTTCTATAACGGGCTCTTCACCCGGCCAGCAGGCCAGATCTATGACTGCTTCGACCCCGAGGTGCACGTTCGGCCAGCCTTCAATGTCCCCGAGGACTGGCCGCGCTTCATAGGCCTGGACTTTGGCGGGGTTAACACCGCGGCGGTCAAGCTCGCCAAAAACCCGGCGTCCGAAGAATATTTTGTTTATGCCGAGTACAAAGCCGGCGGGCGTACAGCCCGGGAGCACGCTGAGGTTTTGCTGAAGGGCGAGCCCCGGGCGCCCCACGCGGTGGGCGGGGCCAAGTCGGAGGGGAACTGGAGGCTCGAGTTTGCCGCGGCGGGCCTGGGTGTGGCCGCCCCGCCGGTGGCGGATGTCGAGGTGGGTATTAACCGGGTATACGGGCTGCTCAAGAGTGGGCGGTTGTACGTCATGGATAGCTGCCCCGACCTCATCGACGAGATCATCAGCTACAGCCGGGTACTCGACGAGAACGACGAGCCTACCGAGCAAATCGAGGACAAAGAGACCTATCACCGCGCCGATGCCCTGCGCTACATCGCCACTTATCTCGCGCGCGGCATCAATGACTGGCAAGTGAAAGGAGAGCACGCCGGATGA